In one Balaenoptera musculus isolate JJ_BM4_2016_0621 chromosome 2, mBalMus1.pri.v3, whole genome shotgun sequence genomic region, the following are encoded:
- the ISCA2 gene encoding iron-sulfur cluster assembly 2 homolog, mitochondrial isoform X2 — translation MAAVRGLCLTAAALRAVTPWLLAASRGPRALRELSSSSPEAGEGQIHLTDSCVQRLLEITEGSEFLRLEVEGGGCSGFQYKFSLDTVINPDDRVFEQGGARVVVDSDSLAFVKGAHVDFSQELIRSSFQVLNNPQAQQGCSCGSSFSVKL, via the exons ATGGCGGCCGTCAGAGGGTTGTGTCTAACCGCTGCGGCTCTGAGAGCAGTCACTCCCTG GCTCCTCGCGGCCTCCCGCGGACCTCGGGCGCTTCGGGAACTGTCGTCCTCCAGCCCCGAAGCTGGCGAAGGGCAGATCCACCTCACCGACAGCTGCGTCCAG AGGCTTCTGGAAATCACCGAAGGGTCAGAATTCCTCaggctggaggtggagggaggtggaTGCTCCGGATTCCAATACAAATTTTCACTGGATACAGTTATCAACCCCGACGACAG GGTATTTGAACAGGGTGGGGCAAGAGTGGTGGTTGACTCTGATAGCTTGGCCTTCGTGAAAGGGGCCCATGTGGACTTCAGCCAAGAACTGATCCGAAGCTCATTTCAAGTGTTGAACAATCCTCAAGCACAGCAAGGCTGCTCCTGTGGGTCATCCTTCTCTGTCAAACTTTGA
- the ISCA2 gene encoding iron-sulfur cluster assembly 2 homolog, mitochondrial isoform X1, whose translation MAAVRGLCLTAAALRAVTPCRLLAASRGPRALRELSSSSPEAGEGQIHLTDSCVQRLLEITEGSEFLRLEVEGGGCSGFQYKFSLDTVINPDDRVFEQGGARVVVDSDSLAFVKGAHVDFSQELIRSSFQVLNNPQAQQGCSCGSSFSVKL comes from the exons ATGGCGGCCGTCAGAGGGTTGTGTCTAACCGCTGCGGCTCTGAGAGCAGTCACTCCCTG CAGGCTCCTCGCGGCCTCCCGCGGACCTCGGGCGCTTCGGGAACTGTCGTCCTCCAGCCCCGAAGCTGGCGAAGGGCAGATCCACCTCACCGACAGCTGCGTCCAG AGGCTTCTGGAAATCACCGAAGGGTCAGAATTCCTCaggctggaggtggagggaggtggaTGCTCCGGATTCCAATACAAATTTTCACTGGATACAGTTATCAACCCCGACGACAG GGTATTTGAACAGGGTGGGGCAAGAGTGGTGGTTGACTCTGATAGCTTGGCCTTCGTGAAAGGGGCCCATGTGGACTTCAGCCAAGAACTGATCCGAAGCTCATTTCAAGTGTTGAACAATCCTCAAGCACAGCAAGGCTGCTCCTGTGGGTCATCCTTCTCTGTCAAACTTTGA